In one window of Nodosilinea sp. PGN35 DNA:
- a CDS encoding AbrB family transcriptional regulator produces the protein MANATQVKPLVGQELLQKVKNLDNLSKEEKAKACGYYTLTKAGNPRVNMMKFLNALIEAEGIQLDSAQNGSGRGGRSASFRITVQSNGNLLIGSTYTKQMGLKAGDEFEITLGRKHIRLKQLGENGALMDEDD, from the coding sequence ATGGCTAACGCAACACAGGTAAAACCACTGGTCGGTCAAGAGCTACTGCAAAAGGTTAAAAATCTCGACAATCTCAGTAAAGAAGAGAAGGCAAAAGCCTGTGGCTATTACACGTTGACTAAGGCGGGTAACCCGCGAGTCAATATGATGAAATTTCTCAACGCCCTGATTGAGGCGGAGGGCATTCAGCTCGACAGTGCTCAAAACGGCAGCGGGCGCGGCGGACGGAGCGCCAGTTTTCGCATCACGGTACAGTCTAACGGCAACCTGCTGATCGGCTCGACCTACACCAAGCAGATGGGTCTAAAGGCTGGCGACGAGTTTGAAATCACCCTGGGGCGTAAGCACATTCGCCTCAAACAACTGGGAGAAAACGGTGCCCTGATGGACGAAGATGATTAG
- a CDS encoding C40 family peptidase, with translation MAAFFGQEYVCGRGLNLYKTAELGGLVTQAAAGRHLRVAAEQQTSDAWAVVLCEDDYPGWIRAADGEALQPAEQLYRPVSLDRSAIEPRLPEVIAFAERAMATPNTYLWGGTVGPNYDCSGLMQAAFASVGIRLPRDSYQQEAFTQPIAWDELTPGDLIFFGTPERTKHVALYLGQGNYIHSSGVDQGRNGIGVDSLSDLSHSVSAAYHRQLRRAGRVMTSYCPGDTL, from the coding sequence ATGGCAGCGTTTTTTGGGCAGGAATATGTTTGTGGGCGAGGACTGAACCTCTATAAAACAGCCGAATTGGGGGGGTTGGTGACCCAGGCAGCGGCGGGGCGGCACTTGCGGGTGGCGGCTGAGCAACAGACCTCGGATGCCTGGGCCGTGGTCCTCTGCGAAGACGACTATCCCGGCTGGATCAGGGCTGCCGATGGGGAGGCGCTTCAGCCTGCCGAGCAGCTCTATCGGCCTGTCTCCCTCGATCGCAGCGCCATTGAGCCGCGCCTGCCGGAGGTGATTGCTTTTGCGGAGCGGGCGATGGCCACACCCAACACCTACCTGTGGGGCGGCACGGTTGGCCCCAACTACGACTGCTCGGGGCTGATGCAGGCCGCCTTTGCTTCCGTGGGCATTCGGCTGCCCCGCGACTCGTACCAGCAGGAGGCATTTACCCAGCCGATTGCCTGGGATGAGCTGACACCGGGAGATCTAATCTTTTTTGGCACGCCCGAACGCACCAAGCATGTGGCCCTCTACCTGGGTCAGGGCAACTACATTCACAGTTCTGGGGTTGACCAGGGCCGCAACGGCATTGGCGTTGACTCATTGAGCGATCTGTCGCACTCGGTCAGTGCTGCCTACCACCGGCAGCTACGCCGGGCCGGGCGAGTGATGACCAGCTATTGCCCCGGCGACACGCTATAG
- a CDS encoding UPF0104 family protein — MSFLPAVWLKHLKPLVRWTVMGAAIAFLLHTLVRHWADISALRLAPQGWSLLLLALGITLLAHIWAGWVWSWTLQALQQPISGRWSAPVYLRINLLKYLPGNVWHFFGRVRALQSVGVDNGSAIVGVALEPLLMAAAALVVGIATPTPYWPWQLLGLGIVLAILSPRWLNPLVNRLSHSKTAHQPPKDTSPPPSPPPSPSPSPPPGLRRYPLKPLLGQLGYVGLRGIGFCLVLSAVTPLAAIAWPSTVSAFSLAWLGGLVVPGAPGGLGVFEAIALSLLQGQFSAAVVLSAVVLYRVVNTLAEALGAALATLDGGLSSTLK, encoded by the coding sequence TTGTCATTTTTGCCTGCTGTCTGGCTCAAGCACCTGAAGCCCCTGGTTCGCTGGACTGTGATGGGCGCTGCGATCGCCTTTCTACTCCACACCCTGGTGCGCCACTGGGCCGACATCAGCGCCCTGCGGCTTGCCCCCCAGGGCTGGAGCCTGCTGCTGCTGGCCCTGGGCATAACCCTACTGGCCCACATCTGGGCCGGCTGGGTCTGGAGCTGGACACTGCAAGCCCTGCAACAACCCATCTCTGGCAGATGGAGCGCCCCCGTCTATCTGCGGATCAACCTGCTGAAGTACCTGCCCGGCAACGTCTGGCACTTCTTTGGTCGCGTGCGCGCCCTGCAAAGTGTTGGGGTCGATAACGGCTCGGCCATCGTCGGCGTCGCCCTAGAACCCCTGCTCATGGCCGCCGCCGCCCTAGTCGTAGGCATCGCTACCCCCACCCCCTACTGGCCCTGGCAACTCCTGGGCCTGGGCATCGTCCTTGCCATCCTTTCCCCCCGCTGGCTCAACCCCCTAGTCAATCGCCTCAGCCACTCCAAAACCGCCCACCAGCCTCCCAAAGATACCTCCCCACCTCCCTCACCCCCCCCATCTCCCTCCCCTTCCCCACCCCCCGGCCTCCGCCGCTACCCCCTCAAACCCCTCCTCGGCCAGCTCGGCTACGTGGGCCTGCGCGGCATTGGCTTCTGCCTGGTGCTGAGCGCCGTAACGCCCCTGGCGGCGATCGCTTGGCCCAGCACCGTCAGCGCCTTTAGCCTGGCCTGGCTGGGGGGACTGGTGGTGCCGGGCGCGCCGGGCGGCCTGGGCGTGTTTGAGGCGATCGCCCTCAGCCTGCTCCAGGGCCAATTCTCTGCCGCCGTGGTGCTCAGCGCGGTGGTGCTGTACCGGGTGGTCAACACCCTGGCCGAGGCCCTGGGGGCGGCGTTGGCCACCCTCGATGGGGGCCTTTCCAGTACACTCAAATAA
- a CDS encoding glycosyltransferase family 2 protein, with the protein MTSTHSPPVSALPAIAAPIDISVVVPVYNEYDSLPALVEAISDALDGLGYTYEILGVDDGSTDGSSDRLRQLAQQYPPLRAVILRRNYGQTAAMAAGFDHARGRIVITMDGDLQNDPADIPRLLDRLNEGYDLVSGWRKHRQDNTLTRLIPSKIANWLIGGVTGVELHDYGCSLKAYRAEVIRDLNLYGELHRFLPALAFIEGARITEMPVTHHPRRFGTSKYGLGRTLRVVMDMLTVYFMKKFLTRPMHVFGSLGLVSMAAGLALGVYLTLVKILADQDIGDRPLLVLAVVLLLAGIQLFSFGLLAELLMRTYHESQQRPIYRVREVVGNELSPE; encoded by the coding sequence ATGACATCTACCCATTCCCCCCCGGTTTCGGCACTGCCTGCGATCGCAGCCCCCATCGACATTTCGGTGGTGGTGCCGGTGTACAACGAGTACGACAGCCTGCCCGCCCTGGTTGAGGCCATCAGTGACGCCCTCGACGGGTTGGGCTACACCTACGAAATTTTAGGGGTAGACGACGGCTCCACCGACGGATCGAGCGATCGCCTGCGCCAGCTGGCCCAGCAGTATCCTCCCCTGCGGGCCGTGATTTTACGCCGCAACTACGGCCAAACCGCCGCCATGGCCGCTGGGTTTGACCACGCCCGAGGCCGCATCGTCATCACAATGGACGGCGATCTGCAAAACGACCCCGCCGACATTCCCCGCCTGCTCGATCGCCTCAACGAGGGCTACGACCTGGTCAGCGGCTGGCGCAAACACCGCCAGGACAACACCCTGACTCGGCTGATTCCCTCCAAAATTGCCAACTGGCTGATTGGCGGCGTCACGGGGGTTGAGCTGCACGACTACGGCTGCTCCCTCAAGGCCTACCGGGCGGAGGTGATTCGCGACCTCAACCTCTACGGCGAGCTGCACCGCTTTTTGCCCGCCCTGGCCTTTATCGAAGGAGCGCGCATTACCGAAATGCCCGTCACCCACCACCCCCGCCGCTTTGGCACCAGCAAGTATGGCCTGGGCCGCACCCTGCGGGTGGTGATGGATATGCTCACCGTCTACTTTATGAAGAAGTTTCTCACCCGGCCCATGCATGTCTTTGGCAGCCTGGGCCTGGTGTCGATGGCGGCGGGCCTGGCCCTGGGGGTCTACCTCACCCTGGTGAAGATTTTGGCCGATCAGGATATCGGCGATCGCCCCCTGCTGGTGCTGGCCGTTGTACTTCTCCTGGCAGGTATACAGCTGTTTAGCTTTGGTCTGCTGGCCGAGCTGCTGATGCGTACCTACCACGAATCGCAGCAGCGCCCCATCTACCGGGTGCGCGAGGTCGTAGGCAATGAGCTATCTCCAGAGTAG
- a CDS encoding glutathione S-transferase family protein produces the protein MAGLPPGLLIRTAKQIWTTLWQTMMGQMAPSSKGGDYQRPESEFRQRVTPDGPYPPAAERYQLIVGMGCPWAHRTLVTRSLKGLEATISILPVVPSPDEGCWVFEKSFRGCRTLPELYRQAQPGYKGRATVPVLWDTQTASIVNNESADIIVILNEAFNEWATRPEVDLYPDTLKAEIDQWNDRTYHAVNNGVYRCGFAQTQAAYDRAVAELFDALDAIDEALGNRPYLCGDGVTLADVRLFTTLFRFDVVYYSLFKCNRRRIQDYVHLGPYLRRLYQLPGVAETCDIEAVKHDYYGNLFPLNPGGIIPSGPDLAYLKTPVEVVPHA, from the coding sequence ATGGCTGGTCTTCCGCCGGGTTTGCTGATTCGCACCGCTAAGCAGATTTGGACAACGCTGTGGCAGACCATGATGGGGCAGATGGCCCCGAGCAGCAAGGGCGGCGATTACCAGCGGCCCGAGAGCGAGTTTCGCCAGCGGGTTACACCCGATGGACCTTATCCACCCGCCGCAGAACGCTATCAATTGATTGTGGGCATGGGCTGCCCCTGGGCGCACCGGACGCTGGTGACGCGATCGCTGAAGGGCTTAGAAGCAACCATTTCGATTCTTCCCGTAGTGCCCTCCCCCGACGAGGGCTGCTGGGTGTTTGAAAAATCCTTTCGCGGCTGCCGCACCCTGCCAGAACTCTACCGCCAGGCCCAGCCGGGGTATAAGGGGCGCGCCACCGTGCCGGTGCTGTGGGATACGCAGACCGCCAGCATTGTCAACAACGAGAGCGCCGACATCATTGTGATTTTGAATGAGGCATTCAACGAGTGGGCAACTCGGCCCGAGGTTGACCTCTATCCTGACACGCTCAAAGCCGAGATTGACCAGTGGAACGATCGCACCTACCACGCCGTTAACAATGGCGTCTACCGCTGCGGCTTTGCCCAGACCCAGGCCGCCTACGATCGCGCCGTCGCCGAACTGTTTGATGCGCTGGATGCGATCGATGAAGCGCTGGGGAATCGCCCCTATCTCTGCGGCGACGGGGTGACTTTGGCGGATGTGCGGCTGTTTACCACGCTGTTTCGCTTTGATGTGGTCTACTACAGCCTGTTTAAGTGCAACCGCCGCCGCATTCAAGACTATGTTCACCTCGGCCCTTACCTGCGACGCCTGTACCAACTGCCGGGAGTGGCCGAAACCTGCGATATTGAGGCGGTCAAGCACGACTACTACGGCAACCTGTTTCCGCTCAACCCCGGCGGCATTATTCCCTCGGGGCCAGATTTAGCCTATCTCAAAACTCCGGTTGAGGTGGTTCCGCACGCTTAG
- the gndA gene encoding NADP-dependent phosphogluconate dehydrogenase yields the protein MAQSFGVIGLAVMGENLALNVESKGFPVAVYNRTAAVTERFMEKRAQGKNVKATYSLEEFVQSLERPRRILVMVKAGAPVDAVIDQLRPLLDDGDMIMDGGNSLYEDTERRTKDLESTGLRFIGMGVSGGEEGALLGPSLMPGGTRAAYDSIEPIVKKIAAQVDDGPCVTYIGPRGAGHYVKMVHNGIEYGDMQLIAEAYDLMKSVLGLNHNQLFDVFAEWNLTDELNSFLIEITADIFTNIDAETGEPLVELILDAAGQKGTGRWTVMSALELGVGIPTITAAVNARIMSSIKEERVAASKELSGPTASFDGDVKAMVNKIRDALYCSKICSYAQGMALIGAASKAYEYDVNLGETARIWKGGCIIRAGFLNKIKHAYDENPSLPNLLLAPEFKQTILDRQTAWREVIAMAATFGIPVPAFSASLDYFDSYRRDRLPQNLTQAQRDYFGAHTYLRVDKEGTFHTEWTKAPARV from the coding sequence ATGGCACAGAGTTTTGGTGTAATTGGCCTCGCCGTCATGGGCGAGAACCTGGCGCTCAACGTTGAGAGCAAGGGCTTTCCGGTGGCGGTGTACAACCGCACCGCCGCCGTGACCGAACGCTTTATGGAAAAGCGCGCCCAGGGCAAAAACGTCAAGGCCACCTACAGCCTTGAAGAGTTTGTGCAGTCGTTAGAGCGGCCCCGGCGCATTTTGGTCATGGTGAAAGCCGGTGCCCCCGTGGATGCGGTGATCGACCAGCTGCGCCCCCTGCTGGATGACGGCGACATGATCATGGACGGCGGCAACTCCCTCTACGAAGACACCGAGCGCCGCACCAAGGATTTAGAATCCACCGGCCTGCGGTTTATCGGCATGGGGGTCAGCGGCGGTGAAGAGGGGGCACTGCTCGGCCCCAGCCTGATGCCCGGCGGCACCCGCGCCGCCTACGACTCGATTGAGCCCATTGTCAAAAAAATTGCCGCCCAGGTGGACGACGGCCCCTGCGTCACCTACATTGGCCCGCGCGGCGCGGGCCACTACGTCAAAATGGTGCACAACGGCATTGAGTACGGCGACATGCAGCTGATTGCTGAAGCCTACGACCTGATGAAGAGCGTGCTGGGCCTGAACCACAACCAGCTGTTTGATGTATTTGCCGAGTGGAATCTCACCGACGAGCTGAATTCCTTCTTGATTGAAATTACCGCCGACATTTTTACCAATATCGATGCTGAAACCGGTGAGCCCCTGGTGGAACTGATTTTGGATGCGGCGGGGCAAAAGGGCACGGGCCGCTGGACGGTGATGAGCGCCCTGGAGCTGGGCGTGGGGATTCCCACCATTACGGCGGCGGTCAACGCGCGGATTATGTCGTCGATTAAAGAAGAGCGGGTGGCGGCCTCGAAGGAGCTGAGCGGCCCCACGGCCAGCTTTGACGGCGATGTCAAAGCCATGGTGAACAAAATTCGCGACGCGCTGTACTGCTCAAAGATTTGCTCCTACGCCCAGGGCATGGCGCTGATTGGCGCGGCCTCTAAGGCCTACGAGTACGACGTGAATCTGGGCGAGACGGCCCGAATTTGGAAGGGGGGCTGCATTATTCGCGCCGGATTTTTGAACAAGATTAAGCATGCCTACGATGAGAACCCCAGCCTGCCCAACCTGCTGCTGGCCCCTGAGTTTAAGCAGACGATTCTCGATCGCCAGACGGCCTGGCGAGAGGTAATCGCTATGGCGGCAACCTTTGGTATTCCGGTGCCGGCGTTTAGTGCCTCGCTCGACTACTTTGACAGCTACCGGCGCGATCGCCTGCCGCAAAACCTGACCCAGGCCCAGCGCGACTACTTTGGAGCGCACACCTACCTGCGGGTCGATAAGGAGGGCACCTTCCACACCGAGTGGACGAAGGCTCCAGCGCGGGTGTAG
- a CDS encoding M48 family metalloprotease yields MMNQVKTLALLSLLSGLLVGLGYWIVGGPLGILIGLAMAAVGNLSSWYFSDQIALRAYNAQPITRGQAPAIYEIVERLSLSAEIPMPGVYLIPSPAANAFATGRDPSHAAVAVTEGIVSMLTAEELEGVLAHELSHILNRDTLTQAVAATVGGAIASLAYMAQWASYGMASSQDENRGPNPLGLLLAIFVAPLAATLIQMTISRTREFEADAGAGRLTKNPGALANALQKLEASARKIPMEGNPAFEPLLIVNAFSREGIAGLFATHPSTEARIEKLRQLEQELALARAAMS; encoded by the coding sequence GTGATGAATCAGGTCAAAACCCTGGCGCTGCTATCGTTGCTGTCGGGGCTACTGGTGGGCCTCGGCTACTGGATTGTGGGTGGGCCTCTAGGCATTCTGATCGGTCTGGCGATGGCAGCAGTGGGCAACCTCAGCTCGTGGTATTTCTCTGATCAAATTGCGCTGCGGGCCTACAACGCTCAGCCCATCACCCGCGGCCAGGCCCCGGCTATCTACGAAATTGTTGAACGGCTCAGCCTCAGCGCCGAAATTCCCATGCCGGGGGTTTACCTGATCCCCAGCCCGGCGGCCAATGCCTTTGCCACCGGGCGCGATCCCAGCCACGCGGCGGTAGCCGTCACCGAAGGCATTGTCTCAATGCTGACTGCGGAGGAACTGGAGGGGGTGCTTGCCCACGAGCTCTCTCACATTCTCAACCGCGACACCCTGACCCAGGCGGTAGCAGCCACGGTGGGTGGGGCCATCGCTTCGCTGGCCTATATGGCCCAGTGGGCCAGCTACGGCATGGCCAGCAGCCAGGATGAAAACCGTGGCCCTAACCCGTTGGGTCTGCTGCTGGCCATTTTTGTTGCTCCCCTGGCGGCAACGCTGATTCAAATGACGATCTCTCGAACCCGCGAGTTCGAGGCCGATGCCGGTGCCGGGCGACTGACCAAAAACCCCGGTGCCCTGGCCAACGCCCTGCAAAAGCTAGAGGCCAGCGCTCGCAAAATCCCCATGGAGGGTAACCCAGCCTTTGAACCGCTGCTAATTGTCAATGCTTTTTCCCGCGAGGGCATAGCGGGGTTGTTTGCCACCCATCCCTCCACCGAGGCCCGCATTGAGAAGCTGCGCCAGCTGGAGCAGGAGCTGGCGCTGGCACGGGCAGCGATGAGTTAG
- the cutA gene encoding divalent-cation tolerance protein CutA yields MSSPSLGVVLVTAGSEAEAERLAHHLVEARLAACVSLVPIRSVYRWQGQIHAEPEWQLIVKTDLSQFEAIAQAITQHHSYAVPEVIALPIVAGLPAYLSWLQAQVQPSPP; encoded by the coding sequence ATGTCCTCCCCATCCCTAGGCGTTGTTCTGGTCACCGCCGGCTCTGAGGCCGAGGCCGAGCGCCTGGCCCACCATCTGGTAGAAGCCCGCCTGGCCGCCTGCGTCAGTTTGGTGCCTATCCGTTCTGTCTATCGCTGGCAGGGCCAGATCCACGCCGAGCCCGAGTGGCAGCTGATTGTCAAAACCGATCTGAGTCAGTTTGAGGCGATCGCCCAGGCCATTACCCAGCACCACAGCTACGCGGTGCCCGAGGTGATCGCCCTGCCCATTGTGGCCGGTCTGCCCGCCTACTTGAGCTGGCTTCAGGCCCAGGTACAGCCCTCCCCACCCTAA
- a CDS encoding pentapeptide repeat-containing protein → MHIKYFLELYEAGYRDFTGISLAGADFSRHILVDVDLSRANLKGADLSRSFLTQANLDYAALNWANLSFAKMSETRLNQADLTKANLRGSFLVRADLRRAKLSGCDLCHANLRNADLRGANLCGANLTGANLRGANLGGANLSWAHLTGARLSGADLERTRMDAVNLEGAWLNGVDLHGMNLAGANLKEAKLNGANLDHANLSSANLTHTTMRGVSLVGANLSGSDLTGAVLWNGILDGVDLSRADLTRAHLGEASLKAAVVVGTEFTESVLPVEARAYLYDSVQGETRWTHRPARETLNQSQFVDRIPQQ, encoded by the coding sequence ATGCACATTAAGTATTTTCTAGAGCTTTACGAAGCTGGCTACCGCGACTTCACCGGCATCAGCTTGGCCGGTGCCGACTTTAGCCGCCACATTCTAGTCGATGTCGATCTCAGCCGGGCCAATCTCAAAGGGGCTGACCTCAGCCGCTCGTTTCTCACCCAGGCCAACCTCGACTATGCCGCCCTCAACTGGGCCAACCTGAGCTTTGCCAAAATGAGCGAAACTCGCCTAAACCAGGCCGATCTCACCAAGGCCAATCTGCGCGGGTCGTTTTTGGTGCGGGCCGACCTGCGCAGGGCCAAGCTCAGCGGCTGTGATCTGTGCCATGCCAACCTGCGCAATGCCGATCTGCGCGGGGCTAACCTCTGCGGGGCTAACCTGACCGGGGCCAACCTGCGCGGCGCTAACCTGGGCGGGGCCAACCTCTCCTGGGCACACCTGACCGGGGCTCGGCTCAGCGGTGCTGACCTCGAACGCACCCGTATGGATGCCGTCAACTTAGAAGGGGCCTGGCTCAACGGCGTAGATCTCCACGGCATGAACCTGGCCGGAGCCAACCTCAAAGAGGCCAAGCTCAACGGGGCCAACCTTGACCACGCCAACCTTAGCTCGGCCAACCTCACCCACACCACCATGCGCGGGGTGAGCCTGGTGGGGGCTAACCTCAGTGGCTCTGACCTCACCGGGGCCGTGCTGTGGAACGGTATTCTCGACGGCGTAGACCTATCGCGGGCTGACCTCACCCGTGCCCACCTGGGGGAGGCATCGCTCAAGGCAGCGGTGGTGGTGGGCACTGAGTTCACCGAGTCGGTGCTGCCCGTCGAGGCTCGGGCCTACCTCTACGACTCTGTTCAGGGGGAAACCCGCTGGACTCACCGCCCGGCGAGGGAAACTCTAAACCAATCGCAGTTTGTCGATCGCATTCCCCAGCAGTGA
- a CDS encoding DUF2834 domain-containing protein has product MNRLIFWGVWLGFVLYAFILAPPNRPDTAALILRLSTGDWQGLNPIVVALFNAMGIWPLVYAALALVDGAGQKLRAWPFVGASFAVGAFALLPYLALRQPNSSSIDSKSLLLRLLESRWLGALLGAGAIALAAFALFKGDWPDFWQQWQTSRFIHVMSLDFCALWLLFPVLLRDDLARRGIAQGWIAAAVLALPLVGACLYLALRPGVEEGVGGEGVTE; this is encoded by the coding sequence ATGAATCGACTAATTTTTTGGGGCGTTTGGCTGGGGTTTGTTCTGTATGCCTTTATACTGGCACCGCCCAATCGCCCGGATACCGCCGCATTGATTCTTCGCCTCTCTACCGGTGACTGGCAGGGTCTCAACCCGATTGTTGTAGCGCTATTTAACGCCATGGGAATCTGGCCGCTGGTCTACGCCGCCCTGGCTCTGGTCGATGGTGCTGGGCAAAAGCTGCGCGCCTGGCCCTTTGTCGGGGCGTCGTTTGCGGTGGGGGCCTTTGCGCTGCTGCCCTACCTGGCGCTGCGGCAGCCCAATTCCAGCTCTATCGACTCTAAAAGCTTGCTGCTGCGGCTGCTGGAGTCGCGCTGGCTGGGGGCACTGCTGGGGGCCGGGGCGATCGCCCTGGCCGCCTTTGCTCTATTTAAAGGAGACTGGCCCGATTTTTGGCAGCAGTGGCAGACCAGCCGCTTCATCCACGTCATGTCGCTGGATTTTTGTGCCCTGTGGCTGCTGTTTCCGGTGCTGCTGAGGGATGACCTGGCCCGGCGGGGGATAGCTCAGGGCTGGATTGCGGCGGCGGTGCTGGCGCTGCCCCTGGTCGGGGCTTGTCTGTATCTGGCGCTGAGACCGGGGGTGGAGGAAGGAGTGGGGGGTGAGGGGGTGACGGAGTGA
- a CDS encoding tetratricopeptide repeat protein produces the protein MVVGSGVGAVASIAAQNIALASAPLTVLAAVGLLNRNRVEQQLEEAQEKLARQHRQTGHRLTNLGKQVSAMPSPEALTNFQRAVMDRNNHSFIRFSKEMQGLKAHVDQRLEALPTPDLTNIDQQIAQLQEQAAVAQVSFENLNTYMQRLATTPRVEAAENKLSQVKTDLMQTRVSLENLRSETRTLVSNLQDALAQLDRRWHDYPQSSTPGHHRAEMGEMIKAMASLVPQSEFSRLVDHVKDLTRQQTRLEQALTKIPVGTVNGLPAPAAPSGLADLERLTAAVQHLQHQVSRQETAGHTQEQVQQVVSQYLGQVKAQVAQLEGVTRSLSERQQQLTSHLVTAPADTASRKALIQLARRVQQTETDLKTSRDHPPAPPAAQPGWIIDLPLAHPTEHGAEPQAMASRQALETALQTATRRVLLVWPWASYVTIDDGLLAQFRQLLERGGQLEIGWCHRGDQHDGRLAWRISQRWGTESSQLQLLKTALSQLLPLRENYPDRFKFRIMGTAESYLVCDSGSGAPGENTAEHTYAIVSLKALPTQSTAIPNLDAKLRTAEPAVVQALMQRFHDPVIPPGDAIAFFNRGTTRHDLRDQPGAINDYSQVIALQPDHAIALNNRGVAQLELNQLEAAEADLGEAILQNGKLFAPHCNRGWLRLEQRRYAAAIADFTQAIALQPHLPMAYVYRGSALHKLGDLKGAVRDYSDAIACGDPIALPYCYRSAAYQSQGDQARAIADLERASAYLEAQGDRQGLTSVQRTLSRLQSMTA, from the coding sequence TTGGTCGTCGGATCTGGCGTCGGTGCCGTCGCATCGATCGCCGCTCAAAATATTGCTCTGGCCTCGGCACCGCTGACGGTGCTGGCCGCCGTTGGGCTGCTCAACCGCAACCGGGTCGAGCAGCAGCTCGAAGAAGCTCAGGAAAAGCTAGCCCGCCAGCACCGCCAAACCGGGCATCGCCTTACCAACCTGGGCAAGCAGGTGAGCGCCATGCCCTCCCCCGAGGCGCTGACCAATTTTCAGCGGGCGGTGATGGATCGCAACAACCACTCGTTTATTCGCTTTTCTAAGGAAATGCAGGGGCTTAAAGCCCACGTCGATCAGCGGCTTGAGGCCCTGCCTACCCCCGATTTAACCAACATTGACCAGCAAATTGCCCAGCTGCAAGAGCAGGCGGCGGTAGCCCAGGTGAGCTTTGAAAACCTCAATACCTACATGCAGCGGCTGGCCACCACCCCTCGGGTCGAGGCGGCAGAAAACAAACTTTCCCAGGTCAAAACCGACCTCATGCAGACCCGGGTAAGCCTGGAGAACCTGCGCTCAGAAACCCGCACCCTGGTCTCCAATCTGCAAGACGCCTTGGCCCAGCTCGATCGCCGCTGGCACGACTATCCCCAGAGCAGCACCCCCGGCCATCACCGGGCCGAGATGGGAGAAATGATCAAAGCCATGGCCTCCCTGGTGCCCCAGTCGGAGTTCAGCCGCCTGGTTGACCACGTCAAAGACCTCACCCGCCAGCAGACAAGGCTGGAGCAGGCCCTCACCAAAATCCCGGTGGGTACGGTGAATGGCCTGCCCGCCCCGGCAGCGCCCTCCGGCCTCGCCGACCTGGAGCGGCTGACGGCGGCGGTGCAGCACTTGCAGCACCAGGTCAGCCGCCAAGAGACCGCTGGCCACACCCAGGAGCAGGTGCAGCAGGTGGTGTCCCAGTATTTGGGGCAGGTCAAGGCCCAGGTGGCTCAGCTCGAGGGGGTGACGCGATCGCTCTCCGAACGGCAGCAGCAGCTCACCAGCCACCTGGTCACCGCCCCCGCCGACACCGCCAGCCGCAAGGCCCTAATTCAGCTGGCCCGCCGGGTGCAGCAGACCGAAACCGACCTCAAGACCTCCCGCGACCATCCCCCCGCGCCGCCCGCCGCCCAGCCCGGCTGGATTATTGACCTTCCCCTGGCCCATCCTACGGAGCATGGCGCAGAGCCCCAGGCTATGGCCAGTCGCCAGGCCCTCGAGACCGCTCTCCAGACGGCGACGCGGCGGGTGCTGCTGGTGTGGCCCTGGGCCAGCTATGTCACCATTGACGACGGTCTGCTAGCGCAGTTTCGCCAGCTGCTCGAGCGGGGCGGCCAGCTCGAAATTGGCTGGTGCCACCGGGGCGACCAGCACGATGGCCGTCTGGCCTGGCGCATCAGCCAGCGCTGGGGCACTGAGTCAAGCCAGCTGCAATTGCTCAAGACCGCCCTCAGCCAGCTCCTGCCCCTGCGGGAAAACTACCCCGATCGCTTCAAGTTTAGAATTATGGGCACCGCCGAGAGCTATCTGGTCTGCGACAGCGGCAGCGGCGCTCCGGGTGAAAATACCGCAGAGCACACCTACGCCATTGTCAGCCTCAAGGCGCTGCCCACCCAGAGCACTGCCATCCCCAACCTGGACGCCAAGCTGCGCACCGCCGAACCCGCCGTCGTCCAGGCCCTCATGCAGCGCTTCCACGATCCGGTGATTCCTCCCGGCGATGCGATCGCCTTCTTCAACCGGGGCACCACCCGCCACGACCTGCGCGACCAGCCCGGCGCAATTAACGACTACAGCCAGGTGATTGCCCTCCAGCCCGACCACGCCATCGCCCTCAACAACCGGGGGGTGGCCCAGCTCGAACTTAACCAGCTCGAGGCCGCCGAGGCCGATCTCGGCGAGGCCATCCTGCAAAACGGCAAGCTGTTTGCCCCCCACTGCAACCGGGGCTGGCTGCGTCTGGAGCAGCGCCGCTACGCCGCCGCGATCGCCGACTTTACTCAAGCCATTGCCCTCCAACCCCACCTGCCCATGGCCTACGTGTACCGGGGCAGCGCCCTGCACAAGCTGGGCGACCTCAAAGGGGCCGTGCGCGACTACAGCGACGCCATCGCCTGCGGCGACCCCATTGCGCTGCCCTACTGCTACCGCAGCGCCGCCTACCAGAGCCAGGGCGACCAGGCCCGAGCGATCGCCGACCTGGAGCGGGCCAGCGCCTACCTCGAAGCCCAGGGCGATCGCCAGGGGTTGACCTCGGTACAGCGCACCCTGAGTCGGTTGCAGAGCATGACAGCGTAG